The following is a genomic window from Fusarium oxysporum Fo47 chromosome IV, complete sequence.
CGATGAGTGATATTCGATGAGAGCGATAGAAAGTATAGAAAACAGGAATGAGTATTAATAAGAGAATCAGAAATATGCACTAGGTAACGCAGTTGATGGGCGCTCCCTTTCGTTTCCAGTTGTTACTTGCTTGATAAGCAGGCAAATGTTTTTTCAACTTTTTGGTGGTCGGCGAGACAAGGATTTTTTTTCCTGACTGCGGGGTGGTGGCGGTCATAGTAGTCCGCTTAGCTCCAGAACTTAATGGAATGGACCTTGAGGTATGAACTCGATGCGCTCTGATAAACGAATGAATATTAACAGCTATCTCATTAGGGTATTGCGACAGttaaaagaagaataatTGAGCCCCAGCTAAAGCGGATAAGTGTATTGAAAGTACATGTTAGAATGAGGTTGAGGCCAAGAAATGCTCACTTACATCCTTCAATGATAAATCCTTTCAGCCGATCCCTCTTGATTGCAACAATTATAAATTTGTATGCTGTAGTTTGTGGACAAGGTACAACGTTTGCATTCAGGTGCGAATGGACTTTTCCTTCATGATTTCATGATTGACAGTAGGTATTTGTAGTTCCTTTCATAAAAACTGCCAAACTGCTTGAAAAGGTCTCTATAATAGTGGCTTGATGGTGACATAATTAAGCACCCGACAATAAGCAGTATCCCGCGTACGCCAGCAACGCCTGAGTAGCAGCAGCTTTCAACCATCCAGAACTTCAACCCAGTTCTTTTCTGACTGCTTCCGCCTCCATCTATCCTTCGCGGCTTGGCGCATagccttctcctcttctccaacctCATCGGCCTGTGTTGCCATCTCCCGAATTTGATGCTTGAGACCCAATGAAAGCATCTTATACCATCCGCTATGAATCTTGCAACGCTTGCGCTCACACATACCGCGAACTTCGTCGCCTTCGCCTAGAGGATCGCTCAGTTGAGACGCTTTGAAAATAGCCTCGCCTTCTGGTGACTTTGCAAACGCCTCAAAAGCGTCCCGGGCACTAATACTGTCGAGACGTTGATCGTATCCACAAATATCTTCCTTGAAGCGACCGGCAGTAATTGCAGCTTGCCGTCGTTCGTGTGCGAACTCCAAAAGGGTGAGCATTTTGTGGCAGAGAACTGTCTCCTCGGCCAAGTGGAAGCGTGCTGCAGCTGCATTTTCGAGATACTCTTTCTCCTCAGCAGAGAGGTGCATCTGATTGGGATTTTCTGTGATATTTGTTAGCCGAGTTGCGTGATAGATAGGAAACGACAGCGACATACCGTTCTCAGTTCCGTTTGTCCCATTTGACTCTGTGCCTGCAAATGGTGCCTTGACCAGCCTCCAAAGCCCTTCTTCGTCAGTTCCTGAAAGACCACCTTGAAGGAGCGCCATAAATTCCTCCTGGGTAAGCTGGTCGTTTACTCCTCCTTTCCCCTTTGCCTTGGGCAGCTTGGCTACCATGCGCTCCCACCATGTTTGTGCATGCTCGTTGGAACAGAACAcgctcttctcctcctggGCTATTCGGGCCGCCTTTTTACATCCGCCTAAGGCGCATGTTTTCTTGTATAACGTTGTGAGGCTTTCGTTTGTGCAGAGTGGACAGATAAACTTTTCGATCAGATTCTCGCCAATCTCTTTGTTCATGTTGATACATTCTCCATGGAACCAATCCTCGCAATTTTCGCAGCATATCATCCACCGATGGTCGTCTGCTCCGCGGCATAGGCAATATGGTCCATGGTCGGACTCCTCGAGTTCGGATCCTGCCGATTCATGGGCATCTCCAGTGGAACCTGACCGCGCGGGTTTGGCTCTTTTCGCCGCCCTTGGGCCTCCCGTTTTCTTTGATCGCTTAGGCGTCTTCTTAACTGCCGAAGCGGTGCCTTTCTTCTTTGAAGCTGTGTGAGCGGCCATGTTGTAAAGTTCTGCAGATGTAGAAGGAGGATGTGAAGGTGAGTTGGAGGAGGCGGGGTGGGCATCTGACGGAGGCTGAGGGGTACTCTCGGCAACCGTTTCGCTCTTTGTGTCATTTTCAAAGGGCTCAGAGCGAGAGTCTTCGCTTTGTCCTATTGTTGGTGTGGTTTGTTCCATTGTGGAGTGTTGACAGTGTTGGCAGGTATTGCCCCTTATATACAATTACTGTGGTCACTTGACACAATACGATTTATATAACAGACTGAGAAACAGGTAATGCAAGGGAAATATAAGCACCGCCAGTTTATTAAGCTAATCGAAAAAACAGAAATTGAAACTTCGGTGTAAGTGACAAGCTGTTGGAGATGGGAGAAGTGAGTGGTTGATAGGCTGAATGACTAAGGCGGAATCGATAAACCCGGTAAAAGCCCGGACCATGTATTTTTTGGAGCTTACCTAGGTTGTGACAATCGAAAGATGTAAGTTTACGTAGTAGATTCTTTAGCTTTTGCATGAGTTTATCGACTCTTGCCTAGAGTCAGTTCACCATGTCGAATTCGATCACGACGTCAAGAGCATTGAGGGGTGTGTTCTCATCTCTCTCGACAAGACAATGCCAGCGATGTTTGTCCAGCAGCGCTCTCCAGCCCAAGCAGCTCCGACCAACCCTCCCACGAGCGCCAATCCAGTCGAGACAGCCCATCACTCAGCGCCGAACGAAATACAAGACCATCGAGCAGGCCAAGAGCCGATATAGCAATGGGGTACGCATAGAAAAGTCCTGGGGAGAAATGCAATGGTGTCTGAAGAAACAATGAGCTGACAAATGCACAACAGCCCTTTTCTTGGAAGGCCGGAATTCTGTTCGTCGGTACCTGCGGCTTGCTAGTATGGTACTTTGAGTTTGAAAAGGCGCGCATGCAGCGTAAGAGAATAGCTGAGGCGGCCAAGGGCGTGGGCCGACCAAAAGTTGGAGGAACCTTTGAGTTGATCGATCAGGATGGAAAGCCATTCACTagtgagatgatgaagggcAAACACTCTTTGGTATGTCAAGGAAACGAGCTTCGCAGTTTCAAAACGAGGATGTTCCATGGCTAATTCTTACTAGGTATACTTCGGGTTCACTCGATGCCCTGATATCTGCCCCGAAGAACTCGACAAGATGGCTACCATGTTGGATATCGTCGAAGAAAAGGCCCCGGGTGCACTTCTTcccatcttcatcacctgCGATCCCGCCCGTGACACACCCAAGGCTCTCAAGGATTACCTGGGCGAGTTCCATGAGAAGTTCATCGGTTTGACCGGCACGTACGACCAAATCAAGGCGCTCTGCAAGAAGTACCGCGTCTACTTCAGCACACCTCAGAACGTCAAGCCAGGACAGGACTATTTGGTGGACCACAGCATCTACTTTTACTTGATGGACCCGGATGGCGATTTCGTTGAGGCATTGGGCAGACAACACTCGCCGCAGCAGGCCGCAGCGCTTATCTTGGACCATATGAAGGACTGGGATAAGAAATAGAGCATTGACTTTTTGGCTCTACGTAAAAAGAACATCCATGGTTGGGTTGTAAGATGAGCAGATATTGCGGGTGATGTAAAAGTACTGTAACACCAGAATCATTAACTCATAGAAGGATACTGTGATATTAGGAACCACTCAATCAACTGTACATTTCCACGAACTGACATTGAAAAGGAAAAGCCCGTTTATTATCATTTTTGTGTCGTAGTCTACTGGTATTGATTTTACATATTGGTTACTGGGTTATGTTGATCCTCGGCTCGTATCAATTGTGGGTGGATATTACCGACAAGTCCTCTTATCAACCATGACTCTAACAAGTTGGCACTTCAAGCTTTACAACCAATAGTTAACTTTGAGCATTACACGTCGTCGCTGCACCTTTTCTGATCCTGTCATCTCACTGAGATCTCTAATCTTGAAGCTCTGGCGTATATTTTCTCCTATACTTGATCCTTCGCGTTTCGGTAAGTATGCAACGCTTCGGTGTGGTCGGCCAATGCCGATTCGCCGCACGTCGATTGACGCAGCTACGGTCTGTCGCACCGACGACGGCGGCTGTCTTGAGAGCCTCATCTATATCGCAAAGGCCATTCACTACCTCTAATGTTTATCTATCCAAGCCAAAGGGCTCACTAGGCGTCAACCCAAATCAATATGAGGAGCCCACCGACCTGGCACGAAAGCTGTTTTCCGAGTTTGCCTTTGCATTTGAGTAAGTCGGCTTCGCACAGTGTCTTGTGTACTTCCATTCAACTCGGGATATATGTTTCGCGAACACAAAATGCGTAACATAACTGACGAACGACAGTATTGACGGCGTCCTATATCAAGGCCGCAACAGAGTGGATGGAGCCGAGAAGGTCATCAAGATGCTCAGAAGCAATGGCATCCGATATGTCTTTTTGACAAACGGCGGTTGCGTTCCTGAAGACAAAAAAGCAGAGACTCTTCAAGAAAGACTCCAGATCGCCAAGAACGACGATGTGGTAAAAGGCAGGATGATTCTGTCCCACACACCAATGAGTGGTTGGAGTGACGATGTCAAGAACAATGGCACTGTCTTAATTACAGGCTCTCATCCTGAAAAAGCTCGTCAAATTGCTCTTGAGTGCGTATTACATTCATATGGGGAAATGTTATCTGGTAAGCTAATTGCTATAGGTACGGGTTCAAGCGTGTTGTCACCCCAGCGGATATCCTCGCTGAGTGCAAGGACGTGTTCCCCTTTGAGCATATTGAGGGCGAGATCAATGGCAAGCCGACGCCACTACCAGATGGCAAGCGAATTCCTTTGCTGAAGGACCCTTATACAACTAATGTCCCCGCGAATGCTCTCAAAATTGACCACATTTTCGTCTGGAACGATCCAAGAGACTGGTCAGTTGATATTCAGATCATCCACGACCTTTTAATATCTCATCAAGGCTACATCGGCACTGTTTCGAACCGAAATGGCAATGAGTCTCTGCCCAACAATGGCTGGCAGCAAGATGGTCAACCTGGACTATGGATCTCCAACCTTGATATGCTATGGAAAACAAACTATCCTGTGAACCGATTTGGCACGGGAGCATTCATGGAGGCACTCAAGGGAGTGTGGTCAGCGACGACCAACGGAACAGAACTGCAGTTCAGCGCACTCGGCAAGCCATCCAACCATACGTACAAATACGCCCATGATAGGCTGCTACAGTACTACCATGATATGGCTTGCAATCGCGGTCAAAGCCCTGGGCATGATACATCGAAATGCCACCCTCTTCGACGCGTTTACATGATTGGCGATAACCCAGAAAGTGACATCCGGGGTGCTAGCGAATTTGAAGCGGAGGATGGTACCGAGTGGGTGCCCATTCTTGTACGAACTGGCGTCTGGCGACAGACATCGACGGAGAAGGAGCCTCGATACAAACCAGCCGTCATCGTGGACGATGTTGTAGATGCTGTGGTTTGGGCGCTCAACAACGAAGGCATCAAGGCTACCAGGGAATGGGTATTGTCTGCTCTATCGCACACGAAGGGTTACGTTAAGCTGCCGCCGCTGGAGATTGGAGATCAAGCTGGCAGCCTCAAAGATGGAATTAAGTACCCGAGCGAGTTGGAGGCTGCTGGGGCAATACTGTAGAAAGGGTGCAATTTTATAAGGAGTCTCAACACTTGACATAGAACGCGAAGCGTTTTCATTAGAATTTAGGACAATAAATCTCCAAATATATCTGGTGGTTGCCTACTTCGAAATCTCAAGGCTGACTTTTCAGGGAAGGATATCTTTTTCCAGACCTTGTACTCCGTACCAAAGCCGAAAAGAGTTGATTGTACCTTGCTTGAAACAGGGGGGCATATGCAGGAGGAATCCTCCCAAAAGAAAGTCCGTTCCCGTTGCAGATACTGTTGGCGCCAACCAGCTGCAccacaaccaacaacaccaacatggTGTGAGACCACTCAACGAAGGACGTCAATTGAGCTGCTCGAAGGCCAATTGGCCTAGGTAACAAGAGTTGTAAGTAATCGAGAAACAAAATTCTGTTATTTTCGTATCCTCAAAACCTCCAGTTGTTGCTCATCTATCTACCACGAAGACTCGTCAATCTGGTGATAGTTCGTCTCTTTGATCTGGAGTTCTGGACCAGGGTTCACGCACATGGGGCGACACATCCTGGCCTCAGCTGCATGCGATGCAGTTCACTCGTGACCCCCCCCCCTGACCAAGGATGGCCCAGCCTCCTCGAAGGACAAAAGCCATAAAGAGTATCAAGAAGTCTCTCGTCTAGGAGTGCCTCACCAATCGCTTTCCTCCTCTAACTTGTCCTTTACGCGCCCTCAACTCGACAGCTTTTATGTTTCAGTCTCCCGTGTATGACAAATCTCTGGCAATAGTTTCAAGTCTTTGAAATGAGTCGAGCTAACAGTCTTTCCGAGGCTTCCAGCAGCCTGTATAAGGCGTTAGAGATCCCACAGGGCGGGGAGATCGACTGCTTTGCTAGGGGGGATGCCCAGAGCCAAAACTTCCACAAGATTCCAAAAACGCGAAGAAAAGATATAGATTACATTGTCAAAGCACTGGCTGTTCAAGAACCGAACGATGAAGACCAGAATGCCACAATTAAGGACTTGGCTGAGAAACTTGTCTGCTACGGACAAAAAAAGCGGCATACGGAAACACTCGTATTTGATGGAGACAGCTTTTCGAACCCTGTGGACTATGTCCATGCCTTATTGACTAGGAGGTTCTACAACTGGCTCAAGACGAGGAACAAAGAAAGGCTTTACACAGAACATCCAAGGCTGGTCCGGTATTCTCAGAAATCGTCGACTTCCCTTCGAGGACGTGGAGTAACGCCCACGAGCAAACGAACTTCggatcaaagtcaaagttTTCTCATTTACGACACAGACGACGGCGAGTACTCAGGTGACTATCTGAGCGATGATGTGATCGAATCaattgaagaagacatcGATTTAAGTGATGAGGAATTCGGTTCAGAAGAAGAttctgaagatgaagggATAGGCGAATGTTCCCGTCAGACATCTACACAGCGGGAACTTCGACGCCCCAGACTTACTAGGGAGAGCCCCTTGAGTGATCGAGAGATCCCGAGGACGCCTTCAAGGAACCAAAGTTCGAGGTATC
Proteins encoded in this region:
- a CDS encoding SCO1/SenC-domain-containing protein — its product is MSNSITTSRALRGVFSSLSTRQCQRCLSSSALQPKQLRPTLPRAPIQSRQPITQRRTKYKTIEQAKSRYSNGPFSWKAGILFVGTCGLLVWYFEFEKARMQRKRIAEAAKGVGRPKVGGTFELIDQDGKPFTSEMMKGKHSLVYFGFTRCPDICPEELDKMATMLDIVEEKAPGALLPIFITCDPARDTPKALKDYLGEFHEKFIGLTGTYDQIKALCKKYRVYFSTPQNVKPGQDYLVDHSIYFYLMDPDGDFVEALGRQHSPQQAAALILDHMKDWDKK
- a CDS encoding HAD-like domain-containing protein; translation: MQRFGVVGQCRFAARRLTQLRSVAPTTAAVLRASSISQRPFTTSNVYLSKPKGSLGVNPNQYEEPTDLARKLFSEFAFAFDIDGVLYQGRNRVDGAEKVIKMLRSNGIRYVFLTNGGCVPEDKKAETLQERLQIAKNDDVVKGRMILSHTPMSGWSDDVKNNGTVLITGSHPEKARQIALEYGFKRVVTPADILAECKDVFPFEHIEGEINGKPTPLPDGKRIPLLKDPYTTNVPANALKIDHIFVWNDPRDWSVDIQIIHDLLISHQGYIGTVSNRNGNESLPNNGWQQDGQPGLWISNLDMLWKTNYPVNRFGTGAFMEALKGVWSATTNGTELQFSALGKPSNHTYKYAHDRLLQYYHDMACNRGQSPGHDTSKCHPLRRVYMIGDNPESDIRGASEFEAEDGTEWVPILVRTGVWRQTSTEKEPRYKPAVIVDDVVDAVVWALNNEGIKATREWVLSALSHTKGYVKLPPLEIGDQAGSLKDGIKYPSELEAAGAIL